From the Moorena sp. SIOASIH genome, the window AATGTTGCCTTTATTCTCGTTTTCTCGCCACCAACTGAGTACTAATACTTGCCAAACCTGATTCGGGTTACGCCGCAAATATTCCAATCCCCAATATTTGTTGGTATCACGTTCTACTTCACTAGCGTCCTTAGCTGTTCTGGTTACACTCTGCATCGTTTCGAGCAAATGTTCAGCTTCAAACGGTAGGGGGTCACCCCGTAGATGAGCTTTCAGCTGGAAATGAGTCATTAAGTCAGTGTAGCGGCGGATGGGAGAGGTTACCTGGGTGTAAGTTTCCAAAGCCAAACTAGCGTGGCGTGTTGGGGTAATGCTCATTTCACTTCTAGGCATACACCGACGCATGGCACAGAACCGCACTGGACCCGCTGGCAATAGCAGCAGTTCTTCTTGGGAGGGAAGTTCTGGCTGGGGTTGTCCTCGGAATGGTAGGGGAATTTGGTGCAGTTGACCATAGCGTCCAGCCACTTCACCTGCCAGAATCATCATTTCTGCCACCATTTGCCGTGATGGTGAATCTTCTAACACCTCAATGGTAATTTGGTCATCATTTCCCACCTTGATTACCGACTCTGGCATATGGATGCTAATTGCCCCTTGAGACTTGCGCCACTTTTGCCGACGCACAGCCAAGTTAGCGATCGCAAACAGTTCTGTTTCTGCCTGTACCCCTAACTGCAACATTTCATCTACATCTTCATAAGTCAGGCGATAGGTGGGTTTAATCAAGCTGGGGTGAATCTGATAGTCATAGATTGCACCATCTTCATCCAAGATCACGCCAAAACTGAGTGCGCCACAGACTTGACCTTGAACCAAACTCATTGGACCAGTTGCCAGTTCCGATGGGAACATGGGAATCATGCCCGTGGGTAGATATATGGTGGTACTACGCCGTCGTGCTTCTAGGTCAAGATTATCCCCTGGCATTACCAAGCGGGTTGGGTCAGCGATGTGAATCCACAGACGCTGAGTGCCATCCTCTAGATCTTCTATACTCAACCCATCATCTATTTCTTGGGTACTTTCATCATCTATGGTGTAGAGTTTCAGATGAGTTAAATCCAAGCGATCTGAATCTGGGTCAGTAGGAGGATTTACCAGGTATTGCTGGGTCAATTCAAGTACCTCACGACGAAATTGAGTTGGGATTTTATGACGCAGCAAGTACTTCTGGTGAGGACGCCACAAACCCAGATTTACCAACAAATCGAAGGCATTTTCTGGATTTTGATGGCGTTTTAGTGCTTCCAGAGTTTCCTGAACTGCACGAGAGGGTTTATCTGGTTCACTAACGAACCGTTCTAGAGCATCAAAGCGAGTGCGATCGCTATCAAGCCACTCTACTTGCTCACCCCCTAGCTTTTGCTGTACTCGCTTCAAAAATTCTTCTTGTTCCTGGTGCTTTGATTGAGCCGCTGCCAGTTGATGCTTGATTTCAGCCACCATGCTAGCGGAGCGGGGTTCATAGGTTTGTGCCTTTTGTTTAAAATAGATTTTGTCTTCAAAG encodes:
- a CDS encoding ribonuclease R family protein, translating into MEKGTLIEFRLQGERHLAVVDRPEGKNHLIALDQRGKLHKLHPRQVTYTVADSTYKPSQIPEFLARVQPYLDPDSLELAWELLVEEGEAVTCADMAQLLFSEQSPPQCYAAHCILFEDKIYFKQKAQTYEPRSASMVAEIKHQLAAAQSKHQEQEEFLKRVQQKLGGEQVEWLDSDRTRFDALERFVSEPDKPSRAVQETLEALKRHQNPENAFDLLVNLGLWRPHQKYLLRHKIPTQFRREVLELTQQYLVNPPTDPDSDRLDLTHLKLYTIDDESTQEIDDGLSIEDLEDGTQRLWIHIADPTRLVMPGDNLDLEARRRSTTIYLPTGMIPMFPSELATGPMSLVQGQVCGALSFGVILDEDGAIYDYQIHPSLIKPTYRLTYEDVDEMLQLGVQAETELFAIANLAVRRQKWRKSQGAISIHMPESVIKVGNDDQITIEVLEDSPSRQMVAEMMILAGEVAGRYGQLHQIPLPFRGQPQPELPSQEELLLLPAGPVRFCAMRRCMPRSEMSITPTRHASLALETYTQVTSPIRRYTDLMTHFQLKAHLRGDPLPFEAEHLLETMQSVTRTAKDASEVERDTNKYWGLEYLRRNPNQVWQVLVLSWWRENENKGNILLEELGLELPMRFQRSVQLGDRLHVKVSHADPRKEVIHFQELANSEAQLAFNSKLEDGSASAVNRFA